Proteins encoded by one window of Nocardia goodfellowii:
- a CDS encoding sacsin N-terminal ATP-binding-like domain-containing protein: MSAADPFGTSELRAGVLAAWRDSPTRLREDAATEADLVRAGYRDRLLTELAQNAADAAAKAGVPGRVTVRLDGRTLHIANTGAPLDLAGVHALTALRASGKADTNVGRFGVGFTAVLSVSDDIEVRSTTGSLHFSRARTAQALRDNQIQIPGESNHRTETAAGERASGGPAHRTETAAGERSEWADQASDGPADRTGTAASERSEWAGQPSGGPAADIRCSPDPAAVEPADPQTGAGGAATSPQSHESASYGASYDSATADPASLQPNAAVGVPAHGPEFAPPTLRLVWPSNTEPEVGTDTEVVLRLRDDADAEALLDGMRAEAADLLLELPALQCIRIGDEEIVSAVRVLDGGLQELRIDGPGMELRIWWQYKTSRARWLLPVRAGRPVPSGNDVLRAPTRSDEELSLPAILIADIPMQPDRRRLLPGARIAELASGYAHFARALPPGDRLVLVPTPGFARSEADGLLREVLIRELQTSSWLPVCPGRQPLDTPSGVHGWPDPLDPTDDEPVPGRADDTPVPGGVEAEPVPGRAEDTPARGGMEAEPVSGRVDDMPAGGGVAAERAQGPIAVPNWNDSVLESSGTASARVDASNSAHLGSDWHNGLFEPSALAAPRSASSGALATAVPTRASVFAGLTAELAELLDDVVGPLVIPELSGRSHAEALGVLDVHRLGLARLAELSSGLEREPGWWRRLYAALEPFVVDPLTAEELGALAVPLADGRLVTGPRTVVLDDQLEMAIPVHWARLVHPEAAHPLLARLGARSATAEDLLGDPALRAELTDRPDDEDTLDAVLRLAVHANPAALPSWLGLLELPDTAGELRPADELLLPDAPLYPLLVADAPLGTVDPAVVEAYGAEALRAIGVGWGFSVVTEVDPTGPDHQLDDEARWWAGLAEDPPELAAVRDLDLVDEVAWPDALLQLVSEPDTRRLLADPNGYTAWWLRGHARIDGTPLGLLRHPADNEFAGLLDEFAFEGFGRTDLDALRAVFADPANVSPELAAALLEALADPTKTPGPQVIARAHGKLAAAIAADRLDVADLALPDRVRSLAGAVIDPSDALILDQPEFALALPSQRLVFGGTEHASALATLLDLPVVSAAVTAEVLGEGRRTAWADAPLGVILREMLTLPTPDGDLVLHDELRVRLGGAVQGTVEVPWWRAGTTTHVRVPEGR; encoded by the coding sequence TTGAGCGCCGCCGACCCGTTCGGCACCTCGGAGCTACGCGCGGGAGTCCTTGCCGCCTGGCGTGATTCGCCGACGCGGCTGCGCGAGGACGCCGCCACCGAGGCCGACCTGGTCCGCGCGGGCTACCGGGATCGCCTGCTCACCGAGCTGGCGCAGAACGCCGCCGACGCCGCCGCCAAGGCAGGCGTCCCGGGCCGGGTGACAGTCCGGCTCGACGGCCGGACTCTGCACATCGCGAACACCGGCGCGCCCTTGGACCTCGCCGGCGTACATGCCCTGACCGCCCTGCGCGCCTCCGGCAAAGCCGACACCAACGTCGGCCGCTTCGGCGTCGGATTCACCGCGGTGCTGTCGGTCAGCGACGACATCGAGGTGCGTTCGACCACCGGCTCCCTGCACTTCTCCCGCGCACGCACCGCACAAGCGCTGCGCGACAACCAAATCCAGATCCCAGGCGAGTCGAACCACCGAACCGAAACGGCGGCAGGGGAGCGAGCCAGCGGCGGCCCCGCCCATCGAACGGAAACGGCCGCAGGCGAGCGATCCGAATGGGCCGACCAGGCCAGTGACGGCCCCGCCGACCGAACCGGAACGGCCGCAAGCGAGCGATCCGAATGGGCCGGCCAGCCCAGCGGCGGTCCCGCAGCGGACATCCGATGCTCGCCTGATCCTGCGGCAGTGGAACCGGCCGATCCGCAAACAGGTGCTGGGGGTGCCGCAACTTCCCCGCAGAGCCACGAGTCTGCTTCATACGGAGCGTCATACGACAGTGCAACAGCGGACCCGGCTAGCCTCCAGCCGAATGCCGCGGTTGGCGTACCTGCTCACGGACCGGAATTCGCTCCTCCCACCCTGCGACTGGTGTGGCCGAGCAATACCGAACCGGAAGTCGGTACGGACACCGAAGTGGTGTTGCGCCTGCGCGATGATGCGGATGCCGAGGCGCTGCTCGACGGGATGCGTGCCGAGGCGGCGGATCTGTTGCTGGAACTACCTGCCTTGCAGTGCATCCGGATCGGTGACGAGGAAATCGTCAGTGCGGTCAGGGTGCTCGACGGTGGGTTGCAAGAGCTGCGGATCGATGGTCCGGGCATGGAACTGCGAATCTGGTGGCAGTACAAGACGTCTCGGGCGCGTTGGCTGCTGCCGGTCCGTGCGGGTCGGCCGGTCCCGTCGGGGAACGACGTGTTGCGTGCGCCGACTCGATCCGACGAGGAGCTTTCGCTACCTGCGATTCTGATCGCCGATATCCCGATGCAGCCGGATCGCCGACGGTTGCTGCCCGGCGCGCGGATCGCCGAATTAGCCAGCGGGTATGCGCATTTCGCGCGCGCTCTGCCGCCGGGCGACCGGCTCGTTCTCGTTCCGACGCCCGGTTTCGCGCGAAGCGAGGCCGATGGCCTCCTCCGGGAAGTACTGATTCGTGAGCTGCAAACCAGTTCCTGGCTGCCGGTTTGCCCCGGCCGCCAGCCTCTCGACACCCCGTCAGGGGTCCACGGGTGGCCCGACCCACTCGACCCAACTGATGATGAGCCCGTCCCCGGGCGAGCTGATGACACGCCTGTTCCGGGCGGAGTTGAGGCTGAGCCCGTCCCCGGGCGAGCTGAGGACACGCCTGCTCGGGGCGGAATGGAGGCTGAGCCCGTCTCAGGGCGAGTCGATGACATGCCTGCCGGGGGCGGAGTTGCTGCTGAGCGCGCCCAGGGGCCAATTGCGGTCCCGAACTGGAATGACTCGGTTCTGGAATCATCTGGTACGGCGTCGGCACGCGTCGATGCAAGCAACTCGGCTCATCTCGGATCGGACTGGCACAACGGTCTTTTCGAGCCGAGCGCCCTCGCAGCTCCGCGCTCCGCGAGTTCGGGTGCCCTCGCCACCGCAGTCCCCACCCGCGCGAGCGTATTCGCTGGCCTGACAGCGGAATTGGCCGAGCTACTCGACGACGTGGTCGGCCCGTTGGTGATTCCGGAGTTGTCCGGGCGTAGTCACGCCGAGGCGCTGGGTGTGCTGGATGTGCATCGGCTGGGGTTGGCGCGGCTGGCGGAATTGTCGAGCGGGCTGGAGCGGGAGCCGGGTTGGTGGCGGCGACTGTATGCGGCGCTGGAGCCTTTCGTGGTCGATCCGTTGACTGCCGAGGAGCTCGGGGCGCTGGCGGTCCCGCTGGCCGACGGCCGGCTCGTAACCGGGCCGCGGACTGTCGTTTTGGATGACCAGCTGGAGATGGCCATTCCGGTGCACTGGGCGCGGCTGGTGCATCCGGAGGCGGCGCATCCGCTGCTGGCCAGGTTGGGGGCGCGGTCGGCTACCGCCGAGGACCTGCTGGGTGATCCGGCGTTGCGGGCGGAGTTGACGGATCGCCCCGACGACGAGGACACGCTCGACGCGGTGCTGCGGCTGGCGGTGCACGCGAATCCGGCGGCGCTGCCGTCCTGGCTCGGCCTGCTCGAATTGCCGGATACCGCAGGGGAATTGCGGCCCGCTGATGAGCTGCTGTTGCCGGATGCCCCGCTGTATCCGCTGCTGGTCGCGGACGCGCCGCTCGGCACCGTCGATCCGGCGGTGGTGGAGGCCTATGGCGCGGAGGCGTTGCGGGCGATCGGTGTCGGCTGGGGTTTCAGCGTGGTCACCGAGGTCGATCCGACCGGTCCCGATCACCAGCTCGACGACGAGGCGCGCTGGTGGGCCGGACTGGCGGAAGATCCGCCGGAGTTGGCGGCGGTGCGCGATCTGGATCTGGTGGACGAGGTCGCATGGCCGGATGCGTTGCTGCAGTTGGTGTCCGAGCCGGACACTCGCCGGTTGCTCGCCGATCCGAACGGCTACACCGCGTGGTGGCTGCGCGGGCATGCCCGCATCGATGGCACCCCGCTGGGGTTGCTGCGGCATCCGGCGGACAACGAATTCGCCGGTCTGCTGGACGAATTCGCATTCGAGGGTTTCGGTCGCACGGATCTCGACGCGCTGCGCGCGGTCTTCGCCGACCCGGCCAACGTTTCTCCGGAGCTGGCCGCCGCGCTGCTCGAAGCGCTCGCCGATCCCACGAAAACTCCTGGTCCGCAAGTCATCGCCCGCGCGCACGGGAAGCTGGCGGCGGCCATCGCGGCTGATCGGCTCGACGTCGCCGACCTGGCGCTGCCGGATCGGGTGCGTTCCCTGGCCGGCGCGGTCATCGATCCGTCCGACGCGCTGATCCTCGATCAGCCCGAGTTCGCTCTGGCTCTGCCTTCGCAGCGCCTGGTTTTCGGCGGCACCGAGCACGCCTCGGCCTTGGCCACCCTGCTGGATCTCCCGGTGGTCTCCGCGGCGGTGACCGCGGAGGTGCTCGGTGAGGGCCGCCGCACCGCCTGGGCGGACGCGCCCCTGGGGGTGATCCTGCGCGAGATGCTCACGCTGCCGACGCCGGACGGTGATCTGGTACTGCACGATGAGCTGCGGGTACGCCTGGGCGGCGCCGTCCAGGGCACCGTCGAGGTGCCCTGGTGGCGCGCGGGAACCACGACGCATGTCCGCGTCCCCGAGGGGCGCTGA